A part of Bacillus thuringiensis genomic DNA contains:
- the mnmE gene encoding tRNA uridine-5-carboxymethylaminomethyl(34) synthesis GTPase MnmE — MEFDTIAAISTALGEGAIAIVRVSGDDAVEKVNRIFKGKDLTEVPSHTIHYGHIVDLDTNQVIEEVMVSILRAPRTFTRENIVEINCHGGLVSVNKVLQLILAQGVRLAEPGEFTKRAFLNGRIDLSQAEAVMDLIRAKTDRAMNVAINQMEGRLSKLIGRLRQEILETLAHVEVNIDYPEYDDVEEMTHNILIEKATHVRAEIAKILETSKQGKILREGIATAIIGRPNVGKSSLLNSLVQEKKAIVTDIAGTTRDVIEEYVNVRGVPLKLIDTAGIRETEDVVERIGVERSKEMMSQADLVLVVVNYSEALTHEDEDLFRAVQGKDFIVIVNKTDLSQTIDMERVIELAAGNRVITTSLIEEQGIDELEKAIADLFFEGTIDSADVTYVSNARHIGLLTQAGKTIGDAIEAIESGVPIDMVQIDLTRTWEILGEITGDTVHESLIDQLFSQFCLGK, encoded by the coding sequence ATGGAATTTGATACAATTGCCGCGATTTCCACAGCACTTGGAGAAGGTGCAATTGCCATTGTTCGAGTAAGTGGGGATGATGCGGTTGAAAAAGTTAATCGTATTTTTAAAGGGAAGGATTTAACAGAGGTTCCTTCTCACACAATTCATTATGGTCATATTGTCGATTTAGATACAAATCAAGTTATTGAAGAAGTGATGGTATCTATTCTGCGTGCACCAAGGACTTTTACACGTGAAAATATAGTGGAAATTAACTGCCACGGTGGACTTGTTTCGGTAAATAAAGTGTTGCAGCTTATTTTAGCGCAAGGAGTACGATTAGCGGAGCCTGGTGAATTTACAAAACGTGCTTTTTTAAATGGCCGTATTGATTTATCACAAGCAGAAGCTGTTATGGACCTAATCCGTGCAAAAACAGATCGTGCAATGAACGTAGCAATTAACCAAATGGAAGGACGATTATCTAAATTAATCGGCCGTCTGCGTCAGGAGATATTAGAAACGTTGGCTCATGTTGAGGTAAACATAGATTACCCGGAATATGATGATGTGGAAGAAATGACACATAATATCTTAATTGAGAAAGCGACACATGTTCGTGCGGAAATTGCAAAAATATTAGAAACATCGAAGCAAGGAAAGATTTTACGTGAAGGTATTGCTACTGCAATTATCGGTAGACCTAACGTTGGGAAATCATCGCTATTAAATAGTCTCGTTCAGGAGAAAAAGGCAATTGTAACTGATATTGCAGGAACAACTCGTGATGTTATTGAAGAGTACGTTAATGTGCGTGGTGTACCACTTAAGCTTATAGATACAGCCGGTATTCGTGAAACAGAAGATGTTGTTGAACGAATTGGTGTAGAGCGTTCAAAAGAAATGATGAGCCAAGCTGATTTAGTGTTAGTTGTCGTTAATTATAGCGAGGCTTTAACGCATGAGGATGAAGATCTATTCCGTGCGGTACAAGGAAAAGATTTCATTGTTATTGTAAATAAGACAGATTTATCGCAAACAATCGATATGGAACGTGTTATAGAATTGGCAGCGGGAAATCGTGTTATTACAACGTCGTTAATTGAGGAACAAGGAATAGATGAGCTTGAAAAGGCAATAGCTGATTTATTCTTTGAAGGAACGATTGATTCTGCAGATGTGACATATGTTTCTAACGCGAGACATATTGGATTATTAACACAAGCAGGAAAAACAATTGGAGATGCAATCGAGGCGATAGAAAGTGGTGTTCCAATTGATATGGTGCAAATTGATTTAACAAGAACGTGGGAAATACTTGGTGAAATTACTGGTGATACTGTCCATGAAAGCCTAATTGACCAGTTGTTCTCTCAATTTTGTTTAGGAAAATAA